The sequence TTACTATTGCTTTCTTAGTAATACTTTGACAACTGGGTGTGCTAGAAAGTTGAGACTTTCTACTCTTTGCTAATACTGGGAAAGAATTTTCTAAGGCAATATATTGAGACCATGGTAAAGCAAATACGCCTTGGAATAGCTCTTCAAAAGTGTGTGCTGGAAATGTCGCTAATTCTAAAAAAACTCGATCTGCAGTACGCAACCAGAGATTAGCAATACTCATCGCCTGCTCTTCTCCTGAAAAAGCGACGTAACCGTCTCCCACTTCTTCATACCAAAGACCAAGATTCTTGATCTCTTTTTTGAGCACACTTTCCAAACCGAAGGTACAAGTTGCGAGAAAACGCATAAAAACAAAAGCTTAAAGAATCTAGATTTTAGATTCTAGATTTTATAATTCCAATTCTATTCCTACTGGACAATGATCGGAGCCGAGAACATTACAACGAATATATGCATCTTTTACCTGAGACTTCAGCTCCTCACTTACCCAAAAGTAATCAATTCTCCAGCCCACATTTCTTTTGCGTGCCCCAGTTTTCATATCCCACCAAGTATAATTATCTGGCTCATTGGGATGAAAGAGGCGAAAAGTGTCATAGAAGCCCTTACTACTGAGCTCATCCAGCCAATCTCTTTCTATGCGCATAAAACCAGAAGTATTTACGTTTTCCTTGGGCCGAGCAAGGTCTATTTCTTGATGAGCAGTATTTACATCACCACAAATAATTACTCCTTTACCCTTTTTACGAAAATCTTGCACTACATGAAGGAACGCTTTGTAGAACTCAAGCTTATAACTTAACCGCTCTATTCCCCGGCCACCATTGGGAAAATAGACATTAAATAAAAAGAAATTTTGGTACTCAGTCATAATAATTCTTCCTTCAGCATCGAGAATGGAATAGCCCAAAAAGCTAGTATTAGAAAGCGGAGGTTCTTTGGTAAACGTAGCCACACCACTATATCCTTTCTGCTCACCTGAATTCCAAAATGTCTGATAACCAATGGGATGGACTAAGGCTCCCGGCAACTGCTCTACATGGGCCTTCGTTTCTTGTAAACAAAGAATATCGGGATCTTCTTGCTCCAACCACTCAAAGAAGCCCTTTTTTGCTACCGCACGGACACCATTTACATTCCAAGAAAGTAACTTAATAGACATAGAATGAATTTGGCATTAGGAAATCTGCCAACAGCATAGAGCATTTCCCCTGATTAAGCCACGGATAAAGTGCTAACTTCTTCATCAATACATTTTTTCTAACACTCATTTCCCATAAAAAAGATTGAATAACGTATCAAAAGCCAACTTGGTATCTTCTTGGGCGACAAATATAATCAGTTCCGTACCCGTAGAAGCGATTTCAACAATATTAATATTTTGCAGAGTAATTTGCTGCACTAAAAAATAAATCATCCCTGGAAATTCAATATACCGTCGATGAAACTTCACACCAATAGCTGAAACATTTTCAATGAGAATAGTTGGTGCTTCAGGAATGCTACTGGTGATCATCTCTTGAAAGCGACGATCAGTAATGATGGTAATTTCCGTAGTACTCTCCGTGATAGTGATAAAACCTTTCTCTTTTTGTACTGACTGGTACAAATGCTGCACCGAATTATGAACCTTATCACTTTTCAAATAAGTAATATCACACAGATCAGAATGAATAGCCAAATTCTCAATAGTAAGATCATGAGTCTGTGGTCCCTTGGCAATTAACTCTTTCTGCAATCTAGATAATGCCATTACCAAGGCGCTTGTGCGCACTGATTTCTTGGTGCGCACGGAAACAAAAGGACTAATATACTGAGCTGCTTGGGTAAGATTTAATACTTTATAAGTTAAGCCAAACTGTAACACAGGATTTTTTTGCACAATGTCTCTCACTGCAGAGCTAATTCTAATCATT comes from Candidatus Abawacabacteria bacterium and encodes:
- the xth gene encoding exodeoxyribonuclease III, which codes for MSIKLLSWNVNGVRAVAKKGFFEWLEQEDPDILCLQETKAHVEQLPGALVHPIGYQTFWNSGEQKGYSGVATFTKEPPLSNTSFLGYSILDAEGRIIMTEYQNFFLFNVYFPNGGRGIERLSYKLEFYKAFLHVVQDFRKKGKGVIICGDVNTAHQEIDLARPKENVNTSGFMRIERDWLDELSSKGFYDTFRLFHPNEPDNYTWWDMKTGARKRNVGWRIDYFWVSEELKSQVKDAYIRCNVLGSDHCPVGIELEL